From Onychostoma macrolepis isolate SWU-2019 chromosome 05, ASM1243209v1, whole genome shotgun sequence, one genomic window encodes:
- the surf2 gene encoding surfeit locus protein 2: MEDLPEDLRSFLRKHPCFQLTESKKIRCSLNAHEFPCSLAELQRFIAGNKYKKLRAQDEFDYSQYEPHIVSSTKQPDHLFCKLTLRHINRVPQHVLRHVSGRRYRRALEQYEECVRQGVEFVPVQLKQKKRPKEAAGSEGRAAGSERRASRKQDSGVWTPSSSGGEDSDSSDSMSDLYPPSVFTAKEPDDEQNVNDAEEDDFQTDDDEDVSEMEVENQMQKRKKVQSAGFTKKFKKKKKGFKHVGKVNGK; the protein is encoded by the exons aTGGAGGATTTACCTGAAGATTTGAGATCGTTTCTACGGAAGCATCCTTGCTTTCAGCTCACAGAGTCGAAGAAG ATCCGCTGCTCTCTGAACGCGCACGAGTTTCCCTGCAGCCTCGCCGAGCTGCAGCGCTTCATCGCGGGGAACAAATACAAGAAACTCCGCGCTCAGGACGAGTTCGACTACAGTCAGTACGAGCCGCACatagtcagcagcactaaacaGCC AGATCATCTCTTCTGCAAGCTCACGTTACGTCACATCAACCGTGTGCCGCAGCATGTTCTGCGACACGTCAGCGGCAGACGCTACAGGAGGGCTCTGGAGCAGT ATGAGGAGTGTGTCCGGCAGGGCGTGGAGTTCGTTCCTGTGCAGCTCAAGCAGAAGAAGAGACCCAAAGAGGCTGCAGGAAGTGAGGGTCGGGCCGCAGGAAGTGAGCGACGAGCCAGCAGGAAGCAGGACAGCGGCGTCTGGACCCCAAGCTCGAGCGGCGGCGAGGACAGCGACTCCTCGGACAGCATGTCCGATCTTTACCCAC CGTCTGTGTTCACCGCGAAGGAGCCAGACGATGAGCAGAACGTCAATGATGCTGAGGAAGATGATTTTCAGAccgatgatgatgaagatgtgtCTGAAATGGAAGTAGAAAACCAGATGCAGAAACGCAAAAAG GTTCAGTCTGCTGGATTTACTAAGAAgtttaagaagaagaagaagggtTTTAAACATGTTGGCAAAGTCAatggaaaataa
- the bbln gene encoding UPF0184 protein C9orf16 homolog — MSGPNGDPDVSVDDGIVEDEDEVNEEEYAAIDSMLDQINSCLDDIEERNEALNGKLHELLESNRQARRDFGGQPHPPHPPPDEEPESTED; from the exons aTGTCTGGACCGAACGGAGATCCTGATGTTTCAGTTGATGATGGAATCGTTGAGGATGAAGATGAAGTCAATGAAGAAG AATACGCAGCGATCGACTCCATGCTGGACCAGATCAACTCCTGCCTGGACGACATCGAGGAGAGAAACGAGGCTCTGAACGGAAAGCTGCACGAGCTGCTGGAGTCCAACAGACAGGCTCGGAGAGACTTCGGAGGACAGCCgcatcctcctcatcctcctccaGATGAAGAGCCAGAGTCCACTGAAGACTAG